A genomic region of Brevibacillus sp. JNUCC-41 contains the following coding sequences:
- a CDS encoding lasso peptide biosynthesis B2 protein produces the protein MNIVKKAQTFLRLDFKTKLLYIEAFLHLGRARYLKSISFSKVAPTLGELMKESSYELNAVDKETLANVSRAINIMSRYTIWESQCLVKAIAAMKMLEKRKIDSTLYLGTAKDENGGLIAHAWLRSGPFYITGAEVMDRFTVVSKFSKKNRSRGLKEQESS, from the coding sequence ATGAATATCGTAAAGAAAGCTCAGACTTTTCTTCGATTAGATTTCAAGACAAAGCTGCTGTATATCGAAGCCTTTTTACATTTAGGCCGGGCCCGCTATCTTAAAAGCATTTCCTTTTCAAAAGTTGCCCCAACACTTGGTGAACTGATGAAAGAGTCATCATATGAATTGAATGCAGTGGATAAAGAGACTTTAGCAAATGTATCGCGGGCTATAAATATTATGAGCCGCTACACCATATGGGAAAGCCAGTGTCTTGTAAAGGCCATAGCGGCTATGAAGATGTTGGAAAAACGAAAGATTGATAGCACTCTTTATTTAGGTACAGCCAAAGATGAGAATGGAGGGCTCATTGCACATGCTTGGCTGCGCAGTGGACCTTTTTATATAACCGGAGCTGAAGTGATGGATAGGTTCACTGTTGTTTCTAAGTTCTCTAAAAAGAACAGAAGTAGAGGTCTGAAAGAACAGGAATCTAGTTAA
- a CDS encoding lasso peptide biosynthesis PqqD family chaperone, producing the protein MNINQLETKSLYSQNPGNIVSDMDGEKVMLSVSNGKYYNLGELGGQIWELMKEPITIQELVTTLQSQYNVDPTDCKEHVTDFLSQLLEQGLVSIHS; encoded by the coding sequence ATGAATATTAATCAACTTGAAACAAAAAGTCTATATAGCCAAAATCCAGGAAACATAGTAAGTGACATGGATGGGGAAAAAGTCATGTTAAGCGTTTCTAACGGAAAATATTATAATTTAGGTGAACTAGGCGGGCAAATTTGGGAGTTAATGAAGGAACCCATTACAATTCAAGAGTTAGTTACAACATTACAGTCACAATACAATGTCGATCCGACCGATTGTAAAGAGCATGTCACGGACTTTTTAAGTCAATTGCTGGAACAAGGTTTAGTTAGCATACATTCCTAG
- a CDS encoding HPr kinase/phosphorylase produces the protein MIGIKIRTVYEAYGLTVSSDIALPELLPINIVDDKTDIVIEKADLHALWSEHSVPEDDFVIKKDWIMFHVSNTAIFLIQSGNRIEFCPIDEAQEDEIRLYILGTCMGAILMQRKILPIHGSAVAIDGKAYAIVGDSGAGKSTLASAFLKRGYKLMSDDVIPVTLNNENIPIVTPSYPQQKLWLESLNHFEMDSNNYQPLIVREDKFAVPVQDQFITEQLPLAGVFELIKSEDTEIDIKPIPSLQRFYKLYHHTYRNFFIQRSGLMDWHFNTSAKMIKKIEFFQLRRPTDRFTAPNLSETILHALKREESVHEY, from the coding sequence ATGATCGGTATCAAAATAAGAACAGTTTATGAAGCGTATGGTTTAACCGTTTCAAGTGATATAGCATTGCCTGAATTGCTTCCTATTAATATAGTGGATGATAAAACGGATATTGTTATCGAAAAAGCGGATCTCCATGCATTATGGTCTGAGCATTCAGTTCCAGAAGATGATTTTGTAATTAAGAAAGACTGGATTATGTTCCATGTTTCCAATACTGCCATTTTCTTGATCCAAAGTGGTAATAGAATAGAATTTTGTCCAATTGATGAGGCGCAAGAAGATGAGATACGGCTTTATATCCTCGGAACATGCATGGGTGCCATTTTGATGCAAAGAAAAATCCTTCCTATACATGGAAGTGCGGTGGCCATAGATGGAAAGGCATATGCGATTGTTGGTGATTCTGGTGCTGGGAAATCCACTCTTGCTTCAGCTTTTTTAAAAAGGGGCTATAAGCTCATGAGTGATGATGTCATACCAGTAACTCTAAATAATGAAAATATACCCATTGTAACCCCTTCATATCCACAACAAAAATTATGGCTGGAGAGCTTAAATCATTTTGAAATGGATTCAAATAACTATCAGCCACTCATTGTTAGAGAAGATAAATTCGCTGTTCCTGTTCAAGATCAGTTTATTACCGAACAACTCCCGCTTGCTGGTGTTTTTGAATTGATCAAGAGTGAAGATACCGAGATAGATATCAAGCCAATACCATCTCTTCAAAGATTTTATAAATTATATCATCATACATATCGCAATTTTTTTATCCAAAGATCTGGATTGATGGACTGGCATTTCAACACTTCAGCCAAAATGATTAAGAAAATCGAGTTTTTCCAACTACGTAGACCAACGGACCGTTTCACGGCTCCGAACTTATCCGAAACAATTTTACATGCATTAAAAAGGGAGGAAAGTGTTCATGAATATTAA
- a CDS encoding paeninodin family lasso peptide produces MKKEWKKPELEVLDVNQTMLGTEGEYTDAAFPSNTPKGDITFS; encoded by the coding sequence ATGAAAAAGGAATGGAAAAAACCAGAATTAGAAGTTCTTGATGTTAATCAAACAATGCTTGGAACTGAAGGGGAATATACAGATGCAGCTTTCCCATCAAACACTCCAAAAGGAGATATAACTTTTAGTTAA
- a CDS encoding lasso peptide isopeptide bond-forming cyclase, translated as MSAIAGIYHFNEEPMNLQHCHNLMTALQKYPADSVQMWNSEKVFLGCHAQWITPESVGEQLPLYDFERRCTITADAIIDNRDELFQRLQVKPSDQKGMTDSELILLSYYKWGEEAPKFLIGDFAFIIWDEKKQKLFGARDFSGSRTLYYHQNYQKFAFCTTMEPLLSLPFIEKKLNEQWLAEYLAVSGMIDAVDSSLTPYITIRQIPPSHSLTIENNRVTLKRYSYLTQGDKLKLKSNEDYIEAFQSVFQEAVTSRLRTHRKVGAQLSGGLDSGAVVGFAVNKLQRESTALHTYSYIPPEDFKDFTPKYFLADERPFIKSTVDHVGGIIDHYCDFKGKDSYSEMEDFLDIMEMPYKFFENSFWLKGMFEKANEDGMGVLLNGDRGNFSISWGFPLEYYSLLLKRLKWVRLYQELEQYRNNVGGSRLRKVKTIARIGFPIIDRIFPEGVPYKIPSLINPRFAEGTGVYDRFKEFGIDETGWYSNSDIFNERKKHFEDIFQWNAGNTLSTKLSLRYKLWKRDPTNDIRVIRFCLSLPESQYVQNGMDRALIRNATVNVLPDKVRLNQRYRGVQGADWIHRMLPKWGEFIEEIEQLSTDDKALEFLDGQAIKNALVTVIKGTEPELATNPDHKFLMRSLIVYRFLKRFN; from the coding sequence ATGAGTGCTATAGCCGGTATTTATCATTTTAATGAAGAGCCTATGAATCTTCAACATTGCCATAATTTGATGACGGCTTTACAAAAGTACCCTGCTGATTCAGTCCAAATGTGGAATTCAGAAAAGGTTTTTCTCGGCTGTCATGCTCAATGGATTACTCCGGAATCTGTTGGTGAGCAGCTCCCGTTATATGATTTTGAAAGGCGCTGTACGATTACTGCTGATGCGATTATTGATAATCGTGATGAGTTATTCCAGAGGTTACAGGTTAAGCCATCCGATCAAAAGGGCATGACGGATAGTGAACTGATTCTACTATCCTATTATAAGTGGGGGGAAGAGGCCCCCAAGTTCTTAATAGGAGATTTTGCTTTTATCATTTGGGACGAAAAGAAACAGAAGCTGTTTGGAGCAAGGGATTTTTCGGGAAGCAGAACCCTTTATTATCACCAAAACTATCAGAAATTTGCCTTTTGCACGACTATGGAACCGCTTTTGTCATTACCTTTCATTGAAAAAAAGTTGAATGAGCAGTGGCTTGCTGAGTATTTGGCCGTATCGGGAATGATTGATGCAGTAGATTCTTCATTAACGCCGTATATAACCATAAGACAGATACCACCATCTCATAGCTTAACAATTGAGAATAATAGAGTAACTTTAAAACGATATTCCTATTTAACTCAAGGGGATAAGTTAAAACTTAAATCTAATGAAGATTACATAGAAGCATTTCAAAGTGTCTTCCAGGAAGCTGTTACATCAAGATTAAGGACACATCGGAAAGTTGGCGCCCAGTTGAGTGGTGGATTGGATTCCGGGGCGGTTGTCGGCTTTGCTGTGAATAAATTGCAGCGCGAAAGCACTGCACTACATACATATAGTTATATTCCTCCCGAAGATTTTAAAGATTTTACTCCTAAATACTTTTTGGCTGATGAGCGGCCTTTCATCAAATCGACGGTAGATCACGTTGGCGGCATTATTGATCATTATTGTGACTTTAAGGGGAAAGACTCCTATTCCGAAATGGAAGACTTTCTTGACATCATGGAGATGCCATATAAGTTTTTTGAAAATTCTTTCTGGTTGAAAGGGATGTTTGAAAAAGCGAATGAGGATGGGATGGGTGTTTTGCTTAATGGAGATAGAGGGAACTTTTCAATTTCCTGGGGATTCCCCTTGGAGTATTACTCCCTTCTATTAAAAAGGCTAAAGTGGGTTCGACTATATCAAGAGTTGGAACAATATAGGAATAATGTTGGCGGATCTAGATTGCGAAAGGTGAAAACCATTGCAAGAATCGGCTTTCCAATCATTGATCGAATCTTTCCGGAAGGTGTGCCATATAAAATTCCTTCATTAATCAATCCAAGATTTGCAGAAGGAACAGGGGTATATGACAGGTTTAAAGAATTTGGCATAGATGAAACAGGCTGGTATTCGAATTCTGATATTTTTAATGAAAGAAAAAAGCATTTTGAAGATATCTTTCAATGGAATGCAGGAAATACGCTTTCCACAAAACTCTCCTTACGATATAAGTTGTGGAAGCGAGACCCGACTAATGATATCCGTGTTATTCGCTTTTGTTTATCACTACCGGAAAGTCAATATGTACAGAATGGGATGGATCGTGCCCTGATTCGAAATGCTACAGTGAATGTCTTACCCGATAAAGTAAGGCTAAACCAACGGTACAGAGGTGTGCAAGGTGCTGATTGGATTCACCGTATGCTTCCTAAATGGGGTGAATTCATAGAGGAGATTGAGCAGCTGAGCACAGATGATAAAGCCCTGGAATTCCTGGATGGACAAGCTATAAAGAATGCCTTAGTAACGGTTATAAAAGGAACTGAACCCGAACTTGCTACGAATCCTGACCATAAATTCCTAATGAGGAGTTTAATTGTGTATCGATTTTTAAAACGATTCAATTAA